The genomic window GCGGAGAAGCTGAAGGAAGGGAGTATGGTTAATCGCTCTGAACGGTTCAGAAAAAAACCAACTCGCACTCGTTTGCAGACAAGATCTGAGGGAGGGGAACGATTGCGCTAATCAAGGTATCCTGTAACAACATAAGGGAGAAAGAGATTATCAGAAGATGTCTTTCGCTGAATCAGCTCCGCATCAAGCTACCCCTTTTTTCTCCTGAATAATCAATTGCCAAACTATAGCAGTAATCCTGAGACTCGCGGACAAAGCCTGCTTCAACGGTATTATAGTCAGTGGTATACCTGCTTCAGATGTACACCGGCGCCGGATGGGGATTGTCCATTGGTAGCATTGCCCGGGCCAATTAAAGCGGGCAAAATGATTCTTGTGATTATTTTAATTCTTAATTTTTTTTAAAAGGTTTGAATTGAATCTATTTTTCAATTACCAATTTTTTCGTCACCATAAAATCAGGTGTTTGAATGTGTATAGCATATACGCCCGTGGCAAAATCATTTGTGAACACTTCTGTCTTTTGGGTATCACTTGCCGTTGTTGCGTAAATTATTTTTCCGGTGATGTCAACGATTGTTATTATCACTTTTTTGTTGTTGTTCCCTAAAGCGATAGTGAGATGACTGCTGGCAGGATTGGGAAAAATTTGCACGGTAGCCAGGTTGTCAATAACAGGAACAGACGATATTCCACAATCAGTACTGTAACTTGCAGCAGCATCTTTAAAAAAAGTAACTCCATTATAACTATTTGCATTGGCTACATTATCCACCTGGATGCAGGTGAGGCCGGGGTTTACTTCGGCATCTAAAGTTAAATTCGCGTTATTCCCGTTTTGTATATTCAGACTTGTAAATTGATTGTGCGAGCATGTCAAATTGGTAAGTGCAGCATTAGCCGCTACATTTAAACTTGTTAATTGATTGTAAGCACACCCAAGATAAGTAAGTGCAGTATTAGCTGTAACATTTAAACTTGTCAATTGATTGGTGTAACAAGCCAAAGTAGTTAGTGCAGTATTGGCCGTTACATCTAAACTTGATAAATTATTGATTTCACACTGCAAGGAAGTAAGTGCTGTATTAGCAGATACATTTAAACTTGTTAAATTATTATCACTGCAATTCAAATCAGTAAGCGCAGTATTAGCTGCCACATTTAAACTTGCTATGTTATTGTTTTCGCAATTCAGGTAAGTAAGTGCAGTATTATTAGAAACATTTAAATTCGATAATGAAAGGCCCCAACAACTCAGATAAGTAAGTGCTGTATTAGCCGTTACATTCAAACTGTATATATACAGATGGCCGGAACAATTTAAACCGGTAAGTGCTGTAAATGCCTCAATGCCTGTTAAGTTCTGTATCAAAGGCTGATAGGGAATAGCCTGAACATTCAAAAACCCATTGAAAGCAGCGGCTTCATCAACTTGTATTTCCCCATCACCGTTGGTGTTTATTGCAGGATTGTTTACAAGCTTTGCTTTAAACGCAGCATCAGGAATATTTACATTTTGTGCATTGGCGTTTGAAGAAAACATCATTGTAGTAATGATGATTGAATAAATCCTCTTCTGTAGTAGTCTTTTCATTTTGTTAATTTTTAAATGATTGAACAGAATTTATTCTTACACCACAGGTTGTTTTCGTTGCAATAAAATCTGCTGATTGAATTTGCACAATATAACCGCCTTCATACTCTCACAAGTTTTGGCAGCGCTGTGCGGCAAGGAAGACTTGTGGCTGTGAATACCACTTCCAAAGCCCTCAATCTCTATTAAGCCTTTTCCCCGGCATAATCTGCAACACTGCAATATAGATAATCTTCAGCCCGGAAAACAATTCCTGCTTCAACCGGATTTTAATGAATATAACCTACTTTTTATTCTATCATGGCAGTTGCAATCAATTCGATCGGATGATTATCCTGCTGCCAGAATTGTAATTCTTTATTGTTTGGATTTGCCAATCCGGCTTTGCGAAAGCCACGTAAGGTGAAATGTGACGCAGAACAGGGACACAGATGCATGACTCAAACAATCGTTCTGATGCCGGATGGTGAAAGACCGGCAGGAGACTTCATGATTCCTTCCTTTTCTGCCCGTTTCAAGAGACCTAAGTATTATCTTACTCCATTGATTTTAACTGATATTACATGAAATGTCTGCTGATCATTTTCATTTGCCTGTCGCACCTGCTGGCCATGGCACAGCCTGATTTGCGTGCCCGTGACCTCGGCATTCCCTTCGATGGCACGCCCGGAAAATACAATGCCATCACCGACGTGCCCGGTGTGCTGGTGGGTTACAAAACGCTGATCTCAGGATCAGGAAAACTGGTTGCAGGCAAGGGGCCGGTACGTACTGGTGTCACAGTGATACTGCCGAAAGGAAAAACCAATGACGGTTATCCTGCTGCCTGGTTCTCACTGAATGGCGACGGGGAGATGACGGGCCTGCCTTACATCGAAGACTATGGAATGGGTTATGGGCCCATTGGCATCACCAATACAAACAGTGTCGGAACGGTGAAGGATGCCATCGGCTCCTGGAGTGTGAACCATTTCTCTCAGGGTGAGTTTGTAGATTATTCGTTCGGCCTGCCGGTAGCAGCAGAAACCTGGGACGGAGGATTGAATGACATTAACGGCTTTCATGTAAAAGCAGAACATGTCTGGCAGGCACTCGACAGCGCAAAAAGCGGCATGATTAAAGAAGGCAATGTGGGCGGCGGAACAGGCATGGTTTGTTATGAGTTTAAAGGCGGCAGCGGAACAGCTTCCAGGATGTTCACCATTGATTCGGTGAACTATACATTGGGCGTTTTTGTGCAGGCGAATTTTGGCGGAAGGGAAGAGCTGACCATTACCGGAGTTCCGGTCGGAAAAGAAATCACAGACCTGCTTCCTGTGTATGATGAGACCGGAAGAAAGGATGGTTCCATCATCGTGATTGTTGGAACCAATGCGCCTTTATTGCCAGGACAATTAAAGCAGGTTGCCAAAAGAGTCACGCATGGCATTGCCAGAACAGGAACGTATTCGCACAATGGTTCAGGAGAAATTTTTCTTGCATTTTCCACAGCAACACCACAATACAATAAAGAAAATACAGCAGAAAGCTGGAAAGTAATTCCGAAATGGGAATTGGATCCTGTCTACAAAGCAACAGTGGAAGCAACGGAAGAGGCTATCATTAATGCATTGGTAGCTGCTGAAGACATGGAGGGAATCAATGGAAATAAGGTATATGCCATTCCGCATGAAAGGTTGAAGGAGATGATGAAGAAATACAACAGGCTGAGGTGAAGTGATTGCGGAATCAGGATGAGAATGAGAATGGCTTAATTTTCTGAAATTGATGCCGTTTATTACTATGATACTACATTACAGATGAAAAAACCATTTTTAAACACTTTATCACATGAAAATAAAATCCTGCCTGCTGTTGCTTCCTGCTCTCCTGCTTAGCATCATTTCTGCTGCACAAAACACAGATACTCTTTTTTATTCAGCTGTGAAGGGTGGAGAAATTTGCGGCATTCAAAAAATTTGGATGAAGAGCGACCAGGAATATCACTTCTTCTATAAATACAATGACCGTGGACGCGGTGACAGCGTATTCTCACAAATCAATACGAATGCTGACGGACATATAATCAAAGTCTCTGTTGAAGGAATAGATTATTTTAAGAATGCTTACCGGGAATCGTATGTTGTCCAGGGTGACTCGGCCATTTCTCAGGTGAATACTGATAGAAATGCCGAGCCCTTTAACAACGAAATTTATTTCGGACAGGCATCGCCCGGGTTTATTGAACCTGTTGTTAAATTTTTATTGCGTCAGCCTAAGCAAAAGGCAACTGCTTTTGGTGGAGGCACGCTCCAGCTGATGCCATTGATTGAAAAAAAAGTTTCCGTAAACGGCAAAACAATCACTTTGTATTTGTGTGAATTGTATTTCAATGAAAACACACCTCCTTTTTACGCATGGCTCAATAAAGACAAGCATTTCTTCGCAAATGTGAATGATTGGTTTTCTACCATTCAGCGCGGTTATGAATCGTTGACTGACACGCTGAATACACTGCAGGAAATACAGTCTAAAGGCTATTATGCAAAACAAATGAAGGCCTTGTCAGAACCATTGCCTCTTCAATTTGCAGTGACCAATGTCCGGCTGTACGATGCTGAACATGCAGTGATGCAGGAAGGAATGACGGTAGTAGTCAGCAATGGAAAGGTTGCTCAGATTGGCAAGTCATCCGAAGTAAAGGTTTCTGAGAATTACAAGCAGATGGATGGCACCGGTAAAACACTGTTGCCCGGATTGTGGGACATGCATGGGCATTATGATAAATCAGAAGGATTGAATTACCTCGCGGGCGGAGTTACCCATGTACGTGATATGGGAAACAGCAATAACCTGTTGCTAACGCGGGATGCCATTGCAAAAAATGAAGTGCTGGGACCTGATATCAGTTATGTTTCCGGCTTCATTGACCAGGCAGGTCCTTTCCAGGGACCAACAGGTGCGATTGTTAAAAATTTGGATGAAGGACTAAGGGCCGTCGATGATTATGCAGAAAAAGGTTTTGGCCAGATTAAGCTCTACAGCTCTATTGATCCAAAGTGGGTTGCTCCGCTTGCTGCGGAGGCACACAAACGTGGTCTGCGCGTTGCTGGTCACATTCCTTCCTTTATGACGGCATCAAAGGCAATACAGGACGGCTACAATGAAATCACACATATGAATATGGTGATGCTGAATTTTATGGGGGATACTATTGATACCAGGTCACGAAAGAGATTTTTGGTAGTTGCTGACAGAGCAAAAGATCTGGATCTCAACAGCAAAGGAGTGACCTCATTCATTTCATTGATGAAAGAAAAAAACATCTCACTGGATCCCACCATGAATGTATTCGCGGAGATGTTTACCATTTTCCCCGGCGATACAAATGAAGTGATCAAACCCATCATCAGTTGGATGCCTGTGGATCAGCAACAGGGATTAGAAGCGAAATCAAGCCTGGGTTCTTTGGAAAAAAAGTCAACCTATCTCGCCTCCTTTCAAAACATGATGCAGCTATTGAAAAAATTTTATGACAGTGGCATTCTTATCGTAAGTGGAACGGATGGCGGTGAAGCCTTTGCATTGGCACATGAACTGGAATTGTATGTTCAGGCAGGCATTCCTCCTTTAAATGCATTGCAATGTGCCACTTTTAATGCCGCAAAAAATTGCAGGATGCTGAATCAATACGGAACAATTGAAGCAGGAAAAACTGCAGATATGATTTTGGTTGATGGGAATCCGGGAACAAATATCAGTGACATTCGTCGGGTGAAGTGGGTGGTGAAGAATAATCAGATGTATGATCCGAAAAAATTATTCGAATCAATTGGGTGGAGTTATTTTTATTAAGATGGAGTGCAACAACTTCAAACACGATATAACAACGCATTGATATGCATGCCGGCACCTACCGATGCCATCAGCACCAAATCGCCGGGTTGCAGCCGGTGTTCTTGCAGTGTTCCTTTCCGTATCATATCAAACAGCGTGATGACGGTAGCCACGGAGCTGTTACCCAGTTTATGAATACTCATGGGCATGATCTGTTCAGGCAACTGGTGAATACCATACAATGAATACAGCCGTTCGATGATGGCATGATCCATCTTTTCATTGGCCTGGTGTATCAGTACCTTTTTCAGCTGCGAAACATGGATGCCCGCTTTATCGAGGCATTGCTTCATCGCCAGCGGAACATGCAATAAAGCATATTCATAAATTTTTCGTCCTTTCATCTTTATATACCGTACGGCAGGATCTGCGCCCGGCAGGTTCGATTTGCCAAGAAAAAGGTAATACGCTTCGTCGTTGGTATGGCTTTGCACGGCGTAGGAAAGGATGCCGCTGCCACCACTCTCCTCTTTCGATTCTACCACGGAAGCGCCGGCACCGTCCGCAAAAATCATGGAGTCGCGGTCGTTCTGATCAAGCACGCGTGAGAGTGTTTCCGTACCAATCACCAGGCAGCGCTTCGCGGCGCCGGCCTGTATGGCAATGTGTGCCTGAATGACGCCCTGCAACCATCCCGGGCAACCGAACAGGATATCATACGCCACGCAATCCGGTTGCTGAATACGCAGCAAGTGCTTTATGCGCGCAGAAAGTCCGGGCAATATGTCTGTCTGAATGGTGCCCGACCGCACGTCACCGAAATTGTGCGCTGCTATAATCTGGTCGAGTTCTTCGCCGGAGCAACCTGCATCCTGCAGTGCCAGCTTAGCCGCGATGGCCCCGATATCGGAGGCCTGTAAATCGTCTGTAACATACCGCCGCTCTTCGATGCCGGTAATATCTTTGAATTTACGCACGATCACATTGCCCGGCTGTGGCAGCGCTTTTTGATTTTCATCATAGAAAGTATGCGCGGCGAAATCCGCATTCGTAACGATTTGCTCCGGAATGTAACTGCCGGTGCCGGTGAAAACAGTTGACATGTGATTGTATCGCTTTTAAGATTTTCAGAAGAATGCGAGCCGCTGATGCATGCAATCAATCCGTTAAACTACCAGATTCTCAAGTCCGATTAACCTGGAGCCTTTTAACAAAACGTAACAACCGGAAAAGTGCTGTTGCTGAAACCAGCTTTTTAAATCATTTACCGTATCGAAATGAAGCATTTCATGGGCGGATTGTCCCAGTGCTTTGCCAAATTCTTTTCCCACCAGCACTACATTCATGAATTTTTCAGCATCAATATTTTCCAGCATGCTGCGGTGTTCCTGCAGGCTGAATGCACCCAGCTCCAGCATGTCGCCCAAAATCAGGATTTTATTTTCCACGGGCATCTGCGTAAAGTTTAACAGTGCTGCCTGCATACTGGATGGATTCGCATTGTAAGCATCCAGGATAAATGTATTGCCATCCTTTTGTAACAACTGCGACCGGTTGTTGGAAGGTACATAAGCAGCAATTGATTGCTGCAATGCTTCCTTTGCAATGCCAAAGTATGATCCTGCTGCTACGGCAGCCATGACGTTGTCGAAGTTATAGCGACCGATGAG from Chitinophagales bacterium includes these protein-coding regions:
- a CDS encoding amidohydrolase family protein, which translates into the protein MKIKSCLLLLPALLLSIISAAQNTDTLFYSAVKGGEICGIQKIWMKSDQEYHFFYKYNDRGRGDSVFSQINTNADGHIIKVSVEGIDYFKNAYRESYVVQGDSAISQVNTDRNAEPFNNEIYFGQASPGFIEPVVKFLLRQPKQKATAFGGGTLQLMPLIEKKVSVNGKTITLYLCELYFNENTPPFYAWLNKDKHFFANVNDWFSTIQRGYESLTDTLNTLQEIQSKGYYAKQMKALSEPLPLQFAVTNVRLYDAEHAVMQEGMTVVVSNGKVAQIGKSSEVKVSENYKQMDGTGKTLLPGLWDMHGHYDKSEGLNYLAGGVTHVRDMGNSNNLLLTRDAIAKNEVLGPDISYVSGFIDQAGPFQGPTGAIVKNLDEGLRAVDDYAEKGFGQIKLYSSIDPKWVAPLAAEAHKRGLRVAGHIPSFMTASKAIQDGYNEITHMNMVMLNFMGDTIDTRSRKRFLVVADRAKDLDLNSKGVTSFISLMKEKNISLDPTMNVFAEMFTIFPGDTNEVIKPIISWMPVDQQQGLEAKSSLGSLEKKSTYLASFQNMMQLLKKFYDSGILIVSGTDGGEAFALAHELELYVQAGIPPLNALQCATFNAAKNCRMLNQYGTIEAGKTADMILVDGNPGTNISDIRRVKWVVKNNQMYDPKKLFESIGWSYFY
- a CDS encoding T9SS type A sorting domain-containing protein, with amino-acid sequence MKRLLQKRIYSIIITTMMFSSNANAQNVNIPDAAFKAKLVNNPAINTNGDGEIQVDEAAAFNGFLNVQAIPYQPLIQNLTGIEAFTALTGLNCSGHLYIYSLNVTANTALTYLSCWGLSLSNLNVSNNTALTYLNCENNNIASLNVAANTALTDLNCSDNNLTSLNVSANTALTSLQCEINNLSSLDVTANTALTTLACYTNQLTSLNVTANTALTYLGCAYNQLTSLNVAANAALTNLTCSHNQFTSLNIQNGNNANLTLDAEVNPGLTCIQVDNVANANSYNGVTFFKDAAASYSTDCGISSVPVIDNLATVQIFPNPASSHLTIALGNNNKKVIITIVDITGKIIYATTASDTQKTEVFTNDFATGVYAIHIQTPDFMVTKKLVIEK
- a CDS encoding ketoacyl-ACP synthase III: MSTVFTGTGSYIPEQIVTNADFAAHTFYDENQKALPQPGNVIVRKFKDITGIEERRYVTDDLQASDIGAIAAKLALQDAGCSGEELDQIIAAHNFGDVRSGTIQTDILPGLSARIKHLLRIQQPDCVAYDILFGCPGWLQGVIQAHIAIQAGAAKRCLVIGTETLSRVLDQNDRDSMIFADGAGASVVESKEESGGSGILSYAVQSHTNDEAYYLFLGKSNLPGADPAVRYIKMKGRKIYEYALLHVPLAMKQCLDKAGIHVSQLKKVLIHQANEKMDHAIIERLYSLYGIHQLPEQIMPMSIHKLGNSSVATVITLFDMIRKGTLQEHRLQPGDLVLMASVGAGMHINALLYRV
- a CDS encoding P1 family peptidase; the protein is MKCLLIIFICLSHLLAMAQPDLRARDLGIPFDGTPGKYNAITDVPGVLVGYKTLISGSGKLVAGKGPVRTGVTVILPKGKTNDGYPAAWFSLNGDGEMTGLPYIEDYGMGYGPIGITNTNSVGTVKDAIGSWSVNHFSQGEFVDYSFGLPVAAETWDGGLNDINGFHVKAEHVWQALDSAKSGMIKEGNVGGGTGMVCYEFKGGSGTASRMFTIDSVNYTLGVFVQANFGGREELTITGVPVGKEITDLLPVYDETGRKDGSIIVIVGTNAPLLPGQLKQVAKRVTHGIARTGTYSHNGSGEIFLAFSTATPQYNKENTAESWKVIPKWELDPVYKATVEATEEAIINALVAAEDMEGINGNKVYAIPHERLKEMMKKYNRLR